AAAGATGATTTAGAAAACGCAAAAAAAATAATAATATACATTTGATAATCAGTACAAAGCACATAACAAAATAATCTTTTAAGGTATTTGTATTTAAAATAATTAATTGTACTTTTGCAACCCCTTTATTGGGGATGGAATGTTTAATTAAAAAAATATTATGGACGCATTAAGCTACAAGACACAGTCAGCAAGCAAAGCCACAGTTACAAAAGAGTGGATTGTTGTAGATGCAGATGGTCACAACTTAGGACGTCTTGCTTCAAAAGTCGCAATGATTTTAAGAGGTAAGTACAAGCCAAGTTACACACCACATGTGGACTGCGGAGATAACGTAATTGTTATCAACTCAGAAAAAATTAACCTTACAGGTAACAAAATGGATGAAAAAACATACATCCGTCACACTGGTTACCCAGGAGGTCAAAGAACTTTAACTGCTAAAGTTTTGCAATCTAAAAACCCTGCATTATTAGTTGAAAAAGCTGTAAAAGGGATGTTACCTAAAAACAAATTAGGAGCAGAGCTTTTTAGAAATTTAAATGTTGTTGTAGGATCAGAGCACAAACAAGGAGCTCAAAAACCTAGAACAGTTAACCTTAACGATCTTAAGTAATGGGAGTTATTCACAAAATCGGTAGAAGAAAAACCGCTGTTGCACGTGTATACGTTTCAGAAGGAACAGGAGTAATCACGGTAAACAAAAAAGCATTTGAAACTTACTTCCCAACTGCAACTTTACAGTACAAAGTTTTACAACCAATGTCTATGACAGAAAATGTAAGCAACTTTGACGTAAAAGTTAATGTTTACGGAGGTGGTTCAACAGGACAAGCAGAAGCTGTAAGAATGGCATTAGCACGTGCAATGTGCGAAGTTGATGCTGAAAACAGAGGAATCCTTAAACCACAAGGTTTATTAACAAGAGATCCAAGAATGGTTGAACGTAAGAAATTCGGTCAGAAGAAAGCTCGTAAGAGATTCCAATTCTCTAAGCGTTAATATTCAATCTGGTTATTTTTCAGATTATCAAGTTCAAACGCTGGTATTGTTATCAGCTTAAACTGAAATATGTTAAAATAAATTTAGCATAAAAATTTAAAAACACAGTTGTTGTTGCTCTCCTACCGAGGTAGGAAATAGTTTAGCATCTAAATAAGCCGAAAGTCTTAAAGGCACATGCCTAAAGTCGTATCAAAGAAGCTTATTGCTAATCAACAGAACGTAAACTAGAACAAAATGGCAAACAAAATAGAAGTTAAAGACTTACTAGAAGCAGGTGTACACTTTGGACACATGACTAGAAAATGGGACCCAAACATGGCTCCTTACATCTATATGGAACGTAATGGTATTCACATTATCAATCTATATAAAACTGCAGCAAAAATTGAAGAAGCTAACGAAGCTTTGAAAAAAATCGCTGCATCAGGTAGAAAAATATTATTTGTTGCTACCAAAAAACAAGCAAAAGACATCGTTGCTGATAAAGCAAAAGCTGCAAACATGCCTTACATCACTGAAAGATGGCCTGGTGGAATGCTAACTAACTTTGTAACTATCCGTAAAGCTGTTAAAAAAATGGCTACTATTGATAAAATGAAGAAAGATGGTACTTTCATGACTTTATCTAAAAAAGAGCGTTTGCAAGTTGATCGTCTTCGTGCTAAATTAGAGAAAAACTTAGGTTCAATCGCTGACATGTCTAGACTACCGGCTGCATTGTTCGTAGTAGATATCAAAGCAGAACACATCGCTATAAAAGAAGCTCAAAAATTAAACATTCCAGTTTTCGCAATGGTTGATACTAACTCTGATCCACGTGAAGTAGAGTATGTTATTCCTGCAAATGATGACGCTTCTAAATCAATTGATAAAATTTTAACTTTAGTTACTGCTGCAATTATCGAAGGTCTTTCTGATAGAGGTACTGAAAAAGAAACTGAAGCTACTGCTGAAGTTGCTGCTCCAGCTACTGAAACTGCAGAAGCTCCAGCTGCAACTGCAACTGAAGAATAAATCAAATTTTGAATTCCAAATTTTGAATTCCAAATTCCAAAATCAGAAAATAACTTTCTGATAACATTGGAATTTGGGATTTAAAGATTGGAATTTTTACTTTTAACATTAAAATTCAAAATATTATGGCAACAATTACTGCTGCAGACGTAAACAAATTAAGACAAACTACAGGTGCCGGAATGATGGACTGTAAAAAAGCTTTAGTTGAAGCTGATGGAGATTTCGATAAAGCAATCCAAAACCTTAGAGAAAAAGGACAAAAAGTTGCTGCTAACCGTTCTGATCGTGAGTCTTCTGAAGGAGCTGCTGTTTCTTTTATCAATGCTGATAAAACTAAAGGAGCTATCATCACTTTAAACTGCGAAACAGATTTCGTAGGGAAAAATGAATCTTTCGTAACTTTGGCTAAAGAATTAGTTGAGAAAGCGATCAACTTCTCATCTAAAGAAGAATTTTTAGCATCAGATTTCAACGGAATGACTGTTGCTGAAAAATTAATTGAGCAAACTGGTGTTATCGGTGAAAAAATCGAAATCGGTGGTTTTGAAATTTTAGAAGGTGCTTTTGTTGGATCTTATGTTCACGTTAACAAAATTGCTGCATTAACTGCTATTTCTGCTGCTGTACCTAATGCAGAAGTTTTGACTAAAGACGTCTCTATGCAAGTAGCATCAATGGGAGCTGATACATTATCTTACAAAGATTTTGATCCTGCTTTTGTTGAGTCTGAATTAGCAGCTCGTATTGCGATCATTGAAAAAGAAAATGAAGAGGCAAAACGTTTAGGAAAAACTTTAAAAAATGTTCCTAAATACATTTCTTTCTCTCAATTAACTGAAGAAGTTATTAAACAAGCTGAAGAAGATGCAAAAGCTGAATTAAAAGCTGAAGGTAAACCAGAACAAATTTGGGACAAAATTATTCCTGGTAAAGTACAACGTTTTATCTCTGACAACACTACTTTAGACCAAGAAAAAGCTTTACTTGATCAAAACTTCATCAAAGATGATAGTAAAAAAGTAGGTGATTATGTTAAAGGTTTCAATGTTGAAATTACAGGTTTCAAAAGAGCTTCTTTAGGATAGTCACTATTTGATTTCAAATAATTGCTATTTGATTTCATTTTTAAATACAAAGCCCCATTTCAATTCTGTTGGAATGGGGCTTTTTCTTTGAAATAGCATACCACTAAAATTCTATTTTATTTTATTAAATTTGATGAAAGTTAATTCTATGTTCAAAACCAAAAAAGAACTTGTCTTTATAATCCTTGCCGGGATATTTATCACTAATGCGGTTACTGCCGAGTTGATCGGCGGCAAACTAATTCAAATAGGTCCGTTTGTAATGAGCATCGGTATTTTGCCTTGGCCTATTGTGTTTTTGACTACAGATTTAATCAACGATTATTTTGGCGAAAAAGGAGTGAAAAAATTATCCCTGATCACTGCTGGATTAATTGCCTACTCGTTTATTATTTTACTGCTGGCCATGAGTATTCCAGCTGCTAAAGGAATTAGCCCAGTAAATGATGCTCAGTTTACCGCCGTTTTCGGTCAAAGCATGTGGATTATTGTGGGCAGTATTATTGCTTTTCTTATATCACAATTAATAGACGTTGCTGTTTTTTGGTTTTTTAAAAACCGAACCGGAAATAAAAAAATATGGCTGAGAGCAACGGGTTCTACCATCATTTCGCAACTTTTTGATTCCTTTATCGTATTGGGAATTGCTTTTTGGTTG
This portion of the Flavobacterium sp. CECT 9288 genome encodes:
- the rplM gene encoding 50S ribosomal protein L13; translated protein: MDALSYKTQSASKATVTKEWIVVDADGHNLGRLASKVAMILRGKYKPSYTPHVDCGDNVIVINSEKINLTGNKMDEKTYIRHTGYPGGQRTLTAKVLQSKNPALLVEKAVKGMLPKNKLGAELFRNLNVVVGSEHKQGAQKPRTVNLNDLK
- the rpsI gene encoding 30S ribosomal protein S9, with protein sequence MGVIHKIGRRKTAVARVYVSEGTGVITVNKKAFETYFPTATLQYKVLQPMSMTENVSNFDVKVNVYGGGSTGQAEAVRMALARAMCEVDAENRGILKPQGLLTRDPRMVERKKFGQKKARKRFQFSKR
- the rpsB gene encoding 30S ribosomal protein S2, encoding MANKIEVKDLLEAGVHFGHMTRKWDPNMAPYIYMERNGIHIINLYKTAAKIEEANEALKKIAASGRKILFVATKKQAKDIVADKAKAANMPYITERWPGGMLTNFVTIRKAVKKMATIDKMKKDGTFMTLSKKERLQVDRLRAKLEKNLGSIADMSRLPAALFVVDIKAEHIAIKEAQKLNIPVFAMVDTNSDPREVEYVIPANDDASKSIDKILTLVTAAIIEGLSDRGTEKETEATAEVAAPATETAEAPAATATEE
- the tsf gene encoding translation elongation factor Ts, with translation MATITAADVNKLRQTTGAGMMDCKKALVEADGDFDKAIQNLREKGQKVAANRSDRESSEGAAVSFINADKTKGAIITLNCETDFVGKNESFVTLAKELVEKAINFSSKEEFLASDFNGMTVAEKLIEQTGVIGEKIEIGGFEILEGAFVGSYVHVNKIAALTAISAAVPNAEVLTKDVSMQVASMGADTLSYKDFDPAFVESELAARIAIIEKENEEAKRLGKTLKNVPKYISFSQLTEEVIKQAEEDAKAELKAEGKPEQIWDKIIPGKVQRFISDNTTLDQEKALLDQNFIKDDSKKVGDYVKGFNVEITGFKRASLG
- a CDS encoding queuosine precursor transporter, translating into MFKTKKELVFIILAGIFITNAVTAELIGGKLIQIGPFVMSIGILPWPIVFLTTDLINDYFGEKGVKKLSLITAGLIAYSFIILLLAMSIPAAKGISPVNDAQFTAVFGQSMWIIVGSIIAFLISQLIDVAVFWFFKNRTGNKKIWLRATGSTIISQLFDSFIVLGIAFWLPGKINFDTFLTSALTGYTFKLGTAILLTPLIYLGHYLIKNYLASEKE